DNA sequence from the Amycolatopsis sp. Hca4 genome:
CGAACAGCACCGCCGCGACGAGCAGCAGCGCGGCGACGGCCGCCGACAGCCATGCCCAGCCGCCGTGTTCGACCGCAGTGTAGGCGAGGAAGACGCCGCCGAACACGATCGCCGTGCCGCCGAGCGCGCGGGCCAGCGTCCGCGCGCGGTCGCGCAATGCGTCGGTCGTCTTCAGCGTCAGGAACACCGCGCCGTGGAAGGAGAACAGGCTGAGCGTGGCCAGCCCGCCGAGCAGCGCGTACGGGTTGAGCAGGGTGAAGAACGTGCCGGTGAAGTGGTGCTGCGCGTCGAGCGGGACGCCGTGGACGATGTTGCCGAACGCCACGCCCCACAGCAGGGCGGGCGCGGCGGAGGCGAACACGATGACCCAGTCCCAGGTGGTGCGCCAGCGCGGGCTGTCGAGCTTGCCGCGGAACTCGAACGCGACCCCGCGCAGGATCAGGGCGACGAGCACGAGCAGCAGCGCGAGGTAGAAGCCGGAGAACAGGCTCGAGTACCAGAGCGGGAAGGCGGCGAAGGTGGCGCCGCCGGCGACGAGCAGCCAGACCTCGTTGCCGTCCCAGACCGGGCCGATCGTGTTGATCAGCACCCGGCGGTCGGTGTCGTCGTGGCCGAGGACGCGCAGCAGCGTGCCGACGCCGAAGTCGAAGCCTTCGAGGACGAAGTAGCCGGTCCAGAGGACCGCGATGAGCAGGAACCAGATGTCGGTGAGGGCCATGGCGGTGCTCCGGCTCAGTAGGCGAAGGCCGCGGGGCGCGGCTCGTCGGACTCGGGTTCTGCGGCTTCCGGCGGTGGGGGACCGGCCTTGGCGTAGCGGACCATCAGCACGCCGTCGACGACCGCGAGCACGCCGTAGAGCAGGGTGAACACGATCAGCGAGGTCAGCACGCTGCCCGCGGAGACGGTCGGTGACACCGAGTCCGCCGTCTTGAGGACCCCGAACACCGACCACGGCTGACGGCCCATTTCGGTGAAGATCCAGCCGACGCTGTTGGCCAGGTAGGGCAGGGCGATCCCGAGCGTGGCGACGGGGAAGAACCAGCGGGCGCGCGGGGTGCGGCCGCGGCGGAACAGCCAGAGGCCGACCAGGGAGATGAGCAGGCACAGGAAGCCGAAGCCGATCATCAGCCGGAAGGTCCAGTAGGCGACCGGGATGTCCGGGCGGTACTCGCCGGGCCCGTACTGCTGCCGCTCGGCGGCCTGCAGGTCGTTGATGCCCTCGACCTGGCCGTCGAACTTCCCGGTGGCCATGAAGGACAGCACGCCGGGGACGCGGACGCTGAACTTCTCCTGCGAGCCGTCGAGCGAGCCGATGGTGAACAGCGAGAACGACGCGGGGGCGACGGTGTCGTAGAGCGCTTCGGCGGCGGCCATCTTCATCGGCTGCTGCTCGGTCATCAGCCGGGCCTGCAGGTCACCGGTGACGATCACGCCGAGGCTGGCGATCAGCACCGTGACCAGGGCGAGTTTCATCGACGGACGGAAGACGTCGGCGTGCTTCTGCCGCCGGAGCTGCCACGCGCTGATCCCGACGACGAACATCCCGGCGGTGAGGAAGCACGCGGTGATGGTGTGCGCGAAGGCGCCGATCGCGGTCGAGTTGGTGAGCACGGCGCCGAAGTCCTTGAGCTCCGCGCGGCCGGTGGCGGGGTTGACCGCGTAGCCGACGGGGTGCTGCATCCAGGAGTTGGCGGCGAGGATGAAGTACGCCGAGAGCAGGGTGCCGGTCGCGGCGAGCCAAATGGTGGCCAGGTGCAGCTTCTTCGGCAGCTTGTCCCAGCCGAAGATCCACAGGCCGAGGAACGTCGACTCGAGGAAGAAGGCGAGCAGGCCCTCGATGGCCAGCGGCGCGCCGAAGATGTCCCCCACGAACGTGCTGTAGTCCGACCAGTTCATCCCGAACTGGAACTCCTGCACGATGCCGGTCGCCACGCCCATGGCGAAGTTGATGAGGAACAGCTTCCCCAGAACTTCGTCATCCGGCGGTAGCGGTCGTTCCCCGTGCGCACCCAGGCCGTCTGCATCCCGGCGACCAGGAACGACAGCCCGATGGTCAGCGGGACGAAGATGAAGTGGTAGACGGTGGTGATCCCGAACTGCCATCGGGCGAGGTCCAGGGCGCTCATCCGGTATCTCCTGCTCGTTCGCGGGTTACCCGGCGAGCATCCGGTGCGGAGGGTGTCCGGCCTTAGGGTCCTTGGTCACTTCCAGGACGGCCACGGGTCCCTGCCGCCGCGGGCCTTGCGGTCGTACGCTGAGGCTGTCCGACCCGTCCTTGGGAGGTTTCCGTGCTTCGAGTGTTCCTGGTCGACGACCACGAGGTCGTCCGCCGTGGCGTGGCCGACCTGCTGGACGAGGACGAGAACCTCACGGTGGTCGGCCAGGCCGGCAGTGTGTCGCAGGCGCTGGCCCGGATCCCGGCGCTGAACCCGGACGTCGCGGTCCTGGACGTCCGCCTGCCGGACGGCAACGGCATCGAGCTGGCCCGCGAGCTGCGGTCCAAGCTGCCCGGGCTGAAGTGCCTGATGCTGACGTCCTACACCGACGAGCAGGCGATGCTCGACGCGGTGATGGCCGGGGCGAGCGGGTTCGTGATCAAGGACATCAAAGGCATGGACCTGGTCTCGGCGGTGCAGGACGTCGGCGCGGGCAAGTCCCTCCTCGACGCGCACGCCGCCGCGGCCCTGATGGCGAAGCTGCGCGACAGCCAGGCCAAGAAGGGGCCGCTGGCCGACCTTTCCGACCAGGAACGAAAGCTGCTGGAGCTGATCGGCGAGGGGCTGACCAACCGGCAGATCTCCGAGCGGATGTTCCTGGCCGAGAAGACGGTCAAGAACTACGTCTCGCGGCTGCTGACCAAGCTGGGCATGGAACGGCGCACGCAGGCGGCGGTGCTGGCCACCGAGCTGCGCAACCAGGGCTGAGCACCGCACCACCTCGCTGTCCACCGCGGTCGGTTCGGGGTCGTGGCCCGCCGGCATCGGGGATGCACTTCGCGACCCTGCAAGGGTACGGCTCCACGAAGCATCCCTCCCCGGCGTTGCTCGCCGCCATCGCTTGCCGGCCGCGACCACCTGTTCCTGCGGGCCTGACGCCGCAACGCGTGTCGTTCAAGTGCTCAGCGCGGTGGGCTCCATCAGGACGTCCGCCAGCGACCGCCGTGGCGTCCACGGCACCGGGGCGCCGCGGCCCAGGCGCAGCACGATCTGCGGCCACAACCCACCACCGAGCAGTTGCCGCAGTTCGGTGCGGACCGCCGGGACCTCGACGGGCTGGGAGATGAACGACGCGTCGAGCCCGGCCACGGTCGCGGTCAGCAGGACCCGCTGCATCGCCTGACCGGCCCGCAGCCGGTCGACGGGGGTGTCGTCGAACGAGCCGATGACCACGACCAGCGGCTCGGAGTCGTCCGGTCGGCCGCGCGTCCGGGAGCCGAAGTCGCGCAGCACCCAGCCGCCGTTGTTGGAGGGCATCGACCCGGCCGCGTACTCGGGGACGCCGTCGCGGCTGTCCGGACCACGTCCGGTCCACTGGTGCCACTCGGAGAGGAACGCCGGATCGGTCAGCTGGGCGTGGTGCCCTTTGTGGATCAATTCGCGCAGGCCCTCCAGTTGCTGCCCGCTCAGCCGCGGCAGCCACGCCTGCTCGACCTCGGCCGCGTGGCGCAGGTCGGCGACCACGGACGTCGGGATCGAGCCCGCCTCGAACGGCGTCCGGTTCGTGTGACGGCGGGGGATCGCGTCCGCCAGCTCGACCAGACGGGGGTCGGGACGGCGGGCGGCGAACGGCCGGACCACGGCCAGCAGCGTCGGGTCGTCACGCCGGGGGAACAACGTCGTGGCCGGGTGGGCCCCGAGCGCCTGGATGGCCGTGCGCAGGTTGAACAGAGCGGCACCGCAGGAGAGCAGCAGCTCGCGCCGGTCCGCGTCGGCCACGGGCAGGGCGCGGTCCGGGTCGGCGTGCAGCTCCAGCCCGGCGTGGGTGCAGCGGAAACGCCAGGGCTGCGTATTGTGCGTCGACGGCGCCAGCACCGCAGCGCCGACGACGGACTTCACCTGATCGGGGTCCAGCAAGCCGATCGAAGTGATGGGTAGTGTCATGGTCTCCCCTTGGTGCCGCGGTGCGACACACTGTGGTTCCAAAGCTTGTTCCGACGGTCTCTCGCCCCGCGGTGCCGCGGAAAGGGGACAAAGTCACCGATGATGCGGAGGTCGTGGTGAGCGAAGCCGGGCAGGAGCCACGGCGGATGGCCGGCACGCTGTCCGGCCTGCGGCTGCGCGAGCTGCTGCGCGACCTGCAGGACCGGATCGAGCTGCTGATCTCCA
Encoded proteins:
- a CDS encoding nitroreductase family protein, translating into MTLPITSIGLLDPDQVKSVVGAAVLAPSTHNTQPWRFRCTHAGLELHADPDRALPVADADRRELLLSCGAALFNLRTAIQALGAHPATTLFPRRDDPTLLAVVRPFAARRPDPRLVELADAIPRRHTNRTPFEAGSIPTSVVADLRHAAEVEQAWLPRLSGQQLEGLRELIHKGHHAQLTDPAFLSEWHQWTGRGPDSRDGVPEYAAGSMPSNNGGWVLRDFGSRTRGRPDDSEPLVVVIGSFDDTPVDRLRAGQAMQRVLLTATVAGLDASFISQPVEVPAVRTELRQLLGGGLWPQIVLRLGRGAPVPWTPRRSLADVLMEPTALST
- a CDS encoding response regulator transcription factor, with the translated sequence MLRVFLVDDHEVVRRGVADLLDEDENLTVVGQAGSVSQALARIPALNPDVAVLDVRLPDGNGIELARELRSKLPGLKCLMLTSYTDEQAMLDAVMAGASGFVIKDIKGMDLVSAVQDVGAGKSLLDAHAAAALMAKLRDSQAKKGPLADLSDQERKLLELIGEGLTNRQISERMFLAEKTVKNYVSRLLTKLGMERRTQAAVLATELRNQG
- the cydB gene encoding cytochrome d ubiquinol oxidase subunit II, producing the protein MALTDIWFLLIAVLWTGYFVLEGFDFGVGTLLRVLGHDDTDRRVLINTIGPVWDGNEVWLLVAGGATFAAFPLWYSSLFSGFYLALLLVLVALILRGVAFEFRGKLDSPRWRTTWDWVIVFASAAPALLWGVAFGNIVHGVPLDAQHHFTGTFFTLLNPYALLGGLATLSLFSFHGAVFLTLKTTDALRDRARTLARALGGTAIVFGGVFLAYTAVEHGGWAWLSAAVAALLLVAAVLFAAGERDGFAFASTAAAIIAITFTLFWSLYPDVLPSTTDPAFGLTTTNASSTPYTLQIMTWVAVVFTPIVLAYQAWTYWVFRKRISRASIPAGGGLPAGRR